One genomic segment of Pandoraea sputorum includes these proteins:
- a CDS encoding LLM class flavin-dependent oxidoreductase: MSNDGMMRLGVSMRYLGYHMAAWRHPDVPADGAIDFHYFLESARKAEAAKFDMIFFADGVGVRASDTPPGSASRDAKNAELEPLTLLAAIGACTKHIGLVGTASTTYNEPFHIARKYASIDHISAGRAGWNVVTSWSQQEAWNFNRDEHLGYEERYERADEFVDVVKKLWDSWEDDAFIRDKASGIFYDESKLHVPHHKGKHFKVRGPLNSARTPQGRPIIVQAGAADAGREIAAKNADVVYSASFDIQSAKAYYDDLKGRLAKYGRTPDQLLIMPGLTPYVGRTRQEAQDKFDQLQELIDPLSGLSILYSVLGDLSGYDLDGPVPATSAGPVSSIGNGLLEMARRDNLTIRQLYKIRASGGRQLIGTAQDIVDDMESWFREGAADGFNLCPATLPGGLDDFIEFILPELRRRGLFRTEYTAQTLRGNLGLGALSFGG; the protein is encoded by the coding sequence ATGTCAAACGACGGAATGATGAGACTGGGTGTCTCGATGCGCTATCTGGGCTATCACATGGCGGCGTGGCGGCATCCCGATGTTCCTGCCGACGGCGCAATCGACTTTCACTACTTTCTTGAGAGTGCGCGCAAGGCCGAAGCGGCGAAATTCGACATGATCTTCTTTGCGGACGGTGTTGGCGTGCGGGCCTCCGATACGCCCCCGGGATCGGCGTCACGCGATGCAAAAAACGCCGAACTCGAACCTTTGACGCTGCTCGCGGCGATCGGCGCCTGCACAAAGCATATCGGCCTCGTGGGGACCGCTTCGACGACCTATAACGAGCCGTTCCATATCGCACGAAAGTACGCCTCGATCGATCACATCAGCGCCGGACGCGCAGGCTGGAACGTAGTCACGTCGTGGTCTCAGCAAGAAGCGTGGAACTTCAACCGCGACGAACACCTGGGCTACGAGGAACGATACGAGCGTGCCGACGAATTCGTGGACGTCGTCAAGAAGCTCTGGGATAGCTGGGAAGACGACGCCTTTATCCGCGACAAGGCCAGCGGCATCTTCTACGACGAGAGCAAGTTGCACGTCCCGCACCACAAGGGCAAACATTTCAAGGTGCGCGGTCCGCTGAATTCGGCACGCACGCCGCAGGGCCGCCCGATCATCGTTCAGGCCGGCGCCGCTGACGCCGGGCGAGAGATTGCCGCGAAAAACGCCGACGTGGTGTACAGCGCATCGTTCGACATTCAGTCGGCCAAGGCATATTACGACGATTTGAAAGGCCGTCTCGCAAAATACGGTCGCACGCCGGACCAACTCCTGATCATGCCGGGGCTTACGCCGTACGTGGGCCGCACACGGCAGGAGGCGCAAGACAAGTTCGATCAGTTGCAGGAGCTGATCGACCCGCTAAGCGGTTTGTCGATTCTCTACAGCGTGCTCGGCGACCTCTCCGGCTACGACCTCGATGGCCCGGTACCCGCCACTAGCGCCGGTCCCGTCAGCAGCATCGGCAATGGATTGCTGGAGATGGCCCGGCGCGACAACCTCACGATTCGCCAGCTCTACAAGATTCGCGCATCGGGCGGCCGCCAGTTGATCGGCACGGCGCAGGACATCGTGGACGATATGGAATCGTGGTTCCGCGAAGGTGCCGCTGACGGCTTCAATCTATGTCCAGCGACGCTTCCCGGCGGTCTTGACGACTTCATCGAATTCATTCTTCCCGAACTGCGTCGTCGCGGCCTATTCCGAACCGAGTACACGGCACAAACGCTACGAGGCAATCTCGGACTCGGCGCACTGTCATTTGGCGGTTGA